The following proteins come from a genomic window of Pogoniulus pusillus isolate bPogPus1 chromosome W unlocalized genomic scaffold, bPogPus1.pri SUPER_W_unloc_1, whole genome shotgun sequence:
- the LOC135173783 gene encoding LOW QUALITY PROTEIN: endogenous retrovirus group 3 member 1 Env polyprotein-like (The sequence of the model RefSeq protein was modified relative to this genomic sequence to represent the inferred CDS: inserted 2 bases in 1 codon), with the protein MEANISDPNTWKVERGHRKQQWVLQTSIIGRSCWQRLDDGQFVGNLECEGGYEWNETKNTWERWGTPLEMPFQLRNWTNGSTIINGWPAPSAYYWICRRVAYAHLPKNWVGSCVLGTIRPSFFQLPISKGERLGVQLYTETDELRRARRDLQVGNWKDKEWPPERIIAYYEPATWAEDGSWGYRTSIYMLNRIIRLQAVVELIVNKTGDALNLVAKQNTQMRTAIYQNRLALDYLLAHEGGVCGKFNLTNCCLEIDDEGNAVNQLVXKKIAHVLVQTWNGVNLGNWWNNLGVSDWFTKLALVGGGVLIVVLIVPCLIPCFVRLIMMVVQGMQVTICCGGQD; encoded by the exons ATGGAAGCAAACATCTCTGATCCCAACACCTGGAAAGTGGAGAGAggtcacagaaagcagcagtgggtcCTACAAACCAGTATAATTGGAAGGAGTTGTtggcaaagactggatgatggTCAATTTGTAGGGAATTTGGAATGTGAAGGCGGTTATGAGTGGAATGAAACTAAAAATACATGGGAAAGATGGGGCACTCCTTTGGAAATGCCATTCCAATTGAGAAACTGGACTAATGGTAGCACAATCATAAATGGGTGGCCAGCCCCGAGTGCATATTATTGGATATGTAGGAGAGTAGCATATGCTCACTTACCAAAAAATTGGGTAGGATCATGTGTATTGGGAACAATTAgacccagcttcttccagttgccTATCTCCAAGGGAGAGAGGTTAGGCGTACAGCTGTACACTGAGACTGATGAGttaagaagggccagaagggatCTCCAAGTAGGAAATTGGAAAGACAAGGAGTGGCCTCCCGAAAGAATTATTGCCTATTATGAGCCTGCAACATGGGCAGAAGATGGATCTTGGGGTTATCGAACTTCAATATATATGCTTAATAGGATAATTAGATTGCAAGCAGTAGTAGAACTAATTGTAAACAAAACTGGAGATGCCTTGAACCTAGTAGCGAAGcaaaatactcaaatgagaactGCTATATATCAAAATAGATTAGCATTAGACTATTTACTAGCTCAtgaagggggtgtgtgtgggaaatTCAACCTAACCAACTGCTGCCTGGAAAtagatgatgaaggaaatgcTGTTAACCAACTGGT GAAGAAAATTGCTCACGTTCTGGTACAAACCTGGAATGGGGTAAACTTAGGGAATTGGTGGAATAACTTGGGAGTAAGTGATTGGTTTACTAAACTGGCTTTGGTGGGAGGGGGAGTGTTGATTGTGGTATTAATTGTACCCTGTCTCATTCCATGTTTTGTAAGACTGATCATGATGGTTGTGCAGGGGATGCAAGTAACCatttgttgcggagggcaggattaa